From Solwaraspora sp. WMMD1047, the proteins below share one genomic window:
- a CDS encoding 2-hydroxymuconic semialdehyde dehydrogenase → MTDRWIRNAVGGELVEPDERAFDAVDPVDGRVFARVHEADADLVDRAVSAARAALDGGWGGWRPAARAELLRRVADRIEERAEEFVAAEVADTGKPVDEARRLDVARAVANFRTFAGIATEAGQPSFLTDLPDGRQALNYAVRSPLGVVAVIVPWNLPLLLLTWKVAPALGCGNAVVVKPSEETPSTATLLAEVLAECGLPSGAYNVVHGFGVGSAGEFLVRHPGVDGVTFTGSSATGSAIMRDVAPRVRPVSFELGGKNAALVFADADLDLTIAGLTRSVFANTGQVCLCTERVYVQRPIFDEVAGRLADAARGLRLGRPQDPRTTTGPLISAGHRDKVLSYYRAAADSGATLLAGGGVPALGSELDSGWWIEPTLWSGLTNADRPVREEIFGPVAALIPFDTEQEAVALANDTEYGLAAAVWTTDLSRGHRVAQRMRVGISWVNTWFLRDLRSPFGGRGLSGIGREGGEFSADFYTELTNVCVQI, encoded by the coding sequence GTGACCGACCGGTGGATCCGCAACGCCGTCGGCGGGGAACTCGTCGAACCCGACGAGCGCGCCTTCGACGCCGTCGACCCGGTCGACGGCCGGGTCTTCGCCCGGGTGCACGAGGCCGACGCCGACCTGGTCGACCGGGCGGTCTCGGCGGCCCGCGCGGCACTCGACGGCGGCTGGGGCGGTTGGCGGCCGGCGGCCCGCGCCGAGTTGCTGCGCCGGGTCGCCGACCGGATCGAGGAACGGGCCGAGGAGTTCGTCGCCGCGGAGGTGGCCGACACCGGCAAGCCGGTCGACGAGGCCCGCCGGCTGGACGTGGCCCGCGCGGTCGCGAACTTCCGGACCTTCGCCGGGATCGCGACCGAGGCCGGGCAGCCGTCGTTCCTGACCGACCTGCCCGACGGCCGGCAGGCTCTCAACTACGCCGTCCGCTCCCCGCTCGGCGTCGTCGCGGTGATCGTGCCGTGGAACCTGCCACTGCTCCTGCTGACCTGGAAGGTCGCCCCGGCGCTCGGCTGCGGCAACGCCGTCGTCGTCAAGCCCAGCGAGGAGACGCCGTCGACCGCGACGCTGCTGGCGGAGGTGCTGGCCGAGTGCGGGCTGCCGTCCGGCGCGTACAACGTGGTGCACGGTTTCGGGGTCGGTTCGGCCGGCGAGTTCCTGGTCCGCCACCCCGGCGTCGACGGCGTCACCTTCACCGGCTCGTCGGCGACCGGCTCCGCGATCATGCGGGACGTGGCGCCCCGGGTCCGGCCGGTCTCGTTCGAGCTGGGCGGCAAGAACGCGGCCCTGGTCTTCGCCGACGCCGACCTCGACCTCACCATCGCCGGGCTGACCCGTTCGGTCTTCGCCAACACGGGTCAGGTCTGCCTCTGCACCGAGCGGGTCTACGTGCAACGGCCGATCTTCGACGAGGTCGCCGGCCGGCTCGCCGACGCCGCCCGGGGGCTGCGGCTCGGCCGCCCGCAGGACCCGCGGACCACCACCGGCCCGCTGATCTCGGCCGGGCACCGGGACAAGGTGCTTTCCTACTACCGGGCCGCCGCCGACTCCGGCGCCACCCTGCTCGCCGGTGGTGGGGTACCCGCCCTCGGGTCCGAACTGGACAGTGGGTGGTGGATCGAGCCGACCCTCTGGAGCGGGCTGACCAACGCCGACCGTCCGGTCCGGGAGGAGATCTTCGGGCCGGTCGCCGCGCTGATCCCGTTCGACACCGAGCAGGAGGCGGTGGCGCTCGCCAACGACACCGAGTACGGCCTCGCCGCCGCCGTCTGGACCACCGACCTGAGCCGTGGGCACCGGGTGGCGCAGCGGATGCGGGTCGGCATCTCCTGGGTCAACACCTGGTTCCTGCGCGACCTGCGCTCGCCGTTCGGTGGCCGGGGACTCTCCGGCATCGGCCGGGAGGGTGGCGAGTTCTCCGCCGACTTCTACACGGAGCTGACCAACGTATGCGTACAGATCTGA
- a CDS encoding branched-chain amino acid ABC transporter permease has protein sequence MTHWFDANLITMINGLAYGLLLYTLAVGLSLVFGMLNLLNLAHGTLFLGGAYVAAAMVAPDGAWLSWLLALTIALVVGAVAGLGLGMITRPLAKRGHMAEALLTLGVSLAGGSLLLWVFGADVRSVPAPAGLQGSIEIFGNPYPSYRLVLIGFGLLVAILAEVILERTMMGATVRAIVADADMVRALGVDTRRIVYGVLAAGSALAVVAGVIGGPVLGAGPGLDGHVLLIALVVVVVGGLGSARGALIGGLLIGQVQTLGTALAPAIAPFLIFGAMALILVVRPHGLLGRAGATT, from the coding sequence GTGACGCACTGGTTCGACGCCAACCTCATTACCATGATCAATGGGCTGGCCTACGGGCTGCTGCTCTACACCCTCGCCGTCGGCCTTTCGCTCGTCTTCGGCATGCTCAACCTGCTGAACCTGGCACACGGCACGCTCTTCCTCGGCGGGGCGTACGTGGCGGCGGCGATGGTGGCACCCGACGGCGCCTGGCTGTCCTGGCTGCTGGCCCTGACCATCGCCCTGGTCGTCGGCGCCGTCGCCGGACTCGGCCTCGGGATGATCACCAGGCCGCTGGCCAAGCGTGGCCACATGGCCGAGGCGTTGCTGACGCTCGGCGTCTCACTGGCCGGCGGCAGTCTCCTGCTCTGGGTCTTCGGTGCGGACGTCCGTTCGGTGCCCGCCCCCGCCGGACTGCAGGGCAGCATCGAGATCTTCGGCAACCCCTACCCCAGCTACCGTCTCGTCCTCATCGGCTTCGGCCTCCTGGTCGCGATCCTCGCCGAGGTCATCCTCGAACGAACGATGATGGGAGCCACCGTGCGAGCCATCGTCGCGGACGCCGACATGGTCCGCGCCCTGGGCGTTGACACCCGACGGATCGTCTACGGGGTGCTCGCCGCCGGGTCGGCCCTGGCGGTCGTCGCCGGCGTGATCGGCGGACCGGTGCTCGGCGCCGGACCCGGGCTGGACGGACACGTGTTGCTCATCGCCCTGGTCGTGGTCGTGGTCGGCGGCCTCGGCTCGGCCCGCGGCGCGCTCATCGGCGGCCTGCTGATCGGACAGGTACAGACCCTCGGCACCGCGCTCGCCCCGGCCATCGCGCCCTTCCTCATCTTCGGCGCGATGGCGCTGATTCTCGTGGTCCGGCCGCACGGGCTGCTCGGCCGGGCGGGGGCGACGACGTGA
- a CDS encoding ABC transporter ATP-binding protein — MSALLDVRGLRAGYAGSVVLHGVDVAIDEGSVLAILGRNGVGKSTLVMSLMGLVQTYGGSVGFAGRDLAGSRTDVIAAAGIALVPQGRRVFSPLSVEENLRVAIRRQRPGAWTLDRVYDLLPRLRERRGNRGNQLSGGEQQMLAIGRALLTNPRLLLLDEPSDGLSPMVVQQVADVIRALRADGITVLLVEQNVRLALDLADHVAVMVKGEIAWRTTPGGFRADRDRVRTLMSVGGEGTTA; from the coding sequence GTGAGCGCACTGCTGGACGTACGCGGCCTGCGTGCCGGATACGCGGGCAGCGTGGTGCTGCACGGGGTCGACGTCGCCATCGACGAAGGTTCGGTGCTCGCCATCCTCGGGCGCAACGGGGTGGGCAAGTCCACCCTGGTGATGTCCCTGATGGGCCTGGTCCAGACCTACGGGGGCAGCGTCGGCTTCGCCGGCCGGGACCTCGCCGGGAGCCGGACCGACGTCATCGCGGCGGCCGGCATCGCCCTGGTCCCGCAGGGCCGACGGGTCTTCAGCCCACTCTCGGTCGAGGAGAACCTGCGGGTCGCCATCCGGCGCCAGCGGCCCGGGGCGTGGACCCTGGACCGGGTCTACGACCTGCTGCCCCGCCTGCGCGAGCGGCGTGGCAACCGGGGCAACCAGCTCTCGGGCGGAGAACAGCAGATGCTGGCGATCGGCCGGGCGCTGCTCACCAATCCACGGCTGCTGCTGCTGGACGAGCCCTCCGACGGACTCTCCCCGATGGTCGTACAACAGGTGGCCGACGTGATCCGGGCGTTGCGGGCCGACGGCATCACCGTGCTGCTGGTCGAACAGAACGTCCGCCTCGCGCTGGATCTCGCTGACCACGTCGCGGTCATGGTCAAGGGCGAGATCGCCTGGCGGACCACCCCCGGCGGGTTCCGCGCCGACCGGGACCGGGTGCGGACGCTGATGAGCGTCGGCGGTGAGGGCACCACCGCGTGA
- a CDS encoding amidohydrolase family protein produces the protein MSRRLLIQGGHLVTMDPDLGDLPRADILVVDDRIAAIGPELPADDAEVVDAAGTVVIPGFVDTHRHTYQSLVRALLPSCTLGEFMGTIFNSVAPAYTPEFMRLGNHLGALDALDSGITTMVDWSPSETPEHADGAIEGLRSAGIRAMYAHGMPAGGQWWYRSELNHPADARRIRAEHFASDDSLLTMALALRQPGNVVDAVATHDWNLSRELGVRVSVHTAMRSGGATGSPIRELHRLGLLGPNTTFIHCTTTSDEEIAMIADSGGSVSIAPYVEMVMGHGLPRITAMLAHGVPPTLSVDTVTTSPGDMFTQLRTALALGRAEALPADPEGAFTPTLTHRDVLRLATIDGAAACGLDSRTGSLTPGKAADIVLVRADTIRTLPLRDPAGIVVSCADRADVDTVLVAGVPRKRAGRLVGVDLARLREQAATAHEAILASAGLGAA, from the coding sequence ATGAGCCGCAGACTGCTGATCCAGGGTGGCCACCTGGTGACCATGGACCCGGACCTGGGCGACCTGCCCCGGGCCGACATCCTCGTGGTCGACGACCGGATCGCCGCGATCGGGCCGGAGCTGCCCGCCGACGACGCCGAGGTCGTCGACGCCGCCGGAACGGTGGTCATCCCCGGTTTCGTCGACACCCACCGGCACACCTACCAGTCGCTGGTCCGGGCGCTGCTGCCGAGCTGCACCCTCGGCGAGTTCATGGGCACCATCTTCAACAGCGTCGCCCCCGCCTACACCCCGGAGTTCATGCGGCTCGGCAATCATCTCGGTGCCCTCGACGCGCTCGACTCCGGCATCACCACGATGGTCGACTGGTCGCCGAGCGAGACTCCGGAGCACGCCGACGGCGCCATCGAGGGCCTCCGGTCGGCCGGCATCCGGGCCATGTACGCGCACGGCATGCCGGCCGGTGGCCAGTGGTGGTACCGCAGTGAGCTGAACCATCCGGCCGACGCCCGCCGGATCCGGGCCGAGCACTTCGCCAGCGACGACTCGCTGCTCACCATGGCCCTCGCCCTGCGTCAGCCGGGCAACGTGGTGGACGCGGTTGCCACCCACGACTGGAACCTCTCCCGGGAGCTGGGGGTCCGCGTCTCGGTGCACACCGCGATGCGCTCCGGCGGCGCCACCGGCAGCCCGATCCGGGAACTGCACCGGCTCGGCCTGCTCGGCCCGAACACCACCTTCATCCACTGCACCACCACATCGGACGAGGAGATCGCGATGATCGCCGACTCTGGCGGATCGGTCTCCATCGCCCCGTACGTCGAGATGGTGATGGGGCACGGCCTGCCCCGGATCACGGCGATGCTCGCCCACGGCGTGCCCCCGACGTTGAGCGTCGACACGGTGACCACCTCGCCCGGTGACATGTTCACCCAGCTGCGGACCGCGCTCGCCCTCGGCCGGGCCGAGGCGCTGCCGGCGGACCCGGAGGGTGCCTTCACACCGACGCTGACCCACCGCGATGTGCTCCGGCTCGCCACCATCGACGGCGCCGCCGCATGCGGCCTGGACTCCCGGACCGGGAGCCTTACCCCGGGCAAGGCGGCGGACATCGTGCTGGTCCGGGCCGACACGATCCGCACCCTGCCGTTGCGTGACCCGGCCGGGATCGTGGTCTCCTGCGCCGACCGGGCGGACGTGGACACCGTCCTGGTCGCCGGAGTGCCGCGCAAGCGGGCCGGCCGGCTGGTCGGAGTGGACCTGGCTCGACTGCGGGAGCAGGCCGCCACCGCACACGAGGCGATCCTCGCCTCCGCCGGGCTGGGGGCGGCGTGA
- a CDS encoding ABC transporter ATP-binding protein, translating to MTTAAFEIDDLTRAYGALRAVDSVSLTVDAGARHALIGPNGAGKSTMFKLLSGEVRPSSGRIRYFGTDITGYAQPRRVRMRIAQTYQHSSVFMPLTVRENVALAAQRVQGIGTVWWRAARRYTERTTWAEENLAAVGLEQRADDLAASLSHGERRQLELALALASRPRVLLLDEPTAGMSASESADFVTLVKGLPPELTVIVVEHDLDVVFSLATQISVLHHGQLLATGGPDEVSANPAVQEAYLSWSAAEDDPDADPVDEASKGERS from the coding sequence ATGACCACGGCGGCATTCGAGATCGACGATCTGACCCGGGCGTACGGGGCGCTGCGGGCCGTCGACAGCGTCAGCCTCACCGTGGACGCCGGGGCGCGGCATGCCCTGATCGGCCCGAACGGGGCCGGCAAGTCGACGATGTTCAAGCTCCTCTCCGGCGAGGTCCGCCCCAGCTCCGGGCGGATCCGCTACTTCGGTACCGACATCACCGGCTACGCCCAGCCCCGCCGGGTCCGGATGCGGATCGCCCAGACCTACCAGCACTCCAGCGTCTTCATGCCGCTGACCGTGCGGGAGAACGTGGCGCTGGCCGCGCAGCGGGTGCAGGGCATCGGGACCGTCTGGTGGCGCGCCGCCCGTCGCTACACCGAGCGGACCACCTGGGCCGAGGAGAACCTCGCCGCGGTGGGGCTGGAACAGCGCGCCGACGACCTCGCCGCATCACTGTCGCACGGCGAACGGCGTCAGCTCGAACTCGCCCTCGCCCTGGCGTCACGCCCGCGGGTACTGCTGCTGGACGAGCCGACCGCCGGGATGTCCGCCTCCGAGTCGGCCGACTTCGTGACCCTCGTCAAGGGCCTGCCGCCGGAGCTGACGGTGATCGTCGTCGAACACGACCTGGACGTGGTCTTCAGCCTGGCGACCCAGATCAGCGTCCTGCACCACGGCCAACTCCTCGCCACCGGCGGCCCGGACGAGGTGTCGGCGAACCCGGCCGTCCAGGAGGCGTACCTCTCCTGGTCGGCAGCGGAGGACGACCCCGACGCCGATCCGGTCGACGAGGCGTCGAAGGGGGAGCGGTCGTGA
- a CDS encoding NAD-dependent succinate-semialdehyde dehydrogenase, with product MSGPELPRVGGRPIPTELLIGGDRVAAADRFPVIDPATGAVLAEVASGSPADMIMAVDAAAASGPDWAATTPRHRSEALRRAYELMVEAADDVARLIVLENGKTIADARAEVAYAAEFFRWYAEEAVRLDGSLGRAPSSGNRILVTHQPIGVSLLVTPWNFPAAMATRKIGPALAAGCSVVLKPASDTPLTALAIGELLRAAGVPDGVVNVVPSRRAGAVSSAALRDPRVRKLSFTGSTEVGRLLLREAAEQIVSCSMELGGNAPFLVFDDADLDAAVDGAMLAKMRNGGQACTAANRFYVQRAVADEFVSRLSTAMGRLRMGSGLDPEVALGPLINSSAREKVGELVEATVDAGARLRAGGRAPGGDGFFYPATVLADVPGGAPVLAEEIFGPVAPVVAVETEEEAIALANATEYGLVAYLYTGNLSRGLRLAEALETGMVGLNQGLVSEPAAPFGGVKQSGLGREGGHAGIEEFMEPKYVAVAW from the coding sequence GTGAGCGGGCCGGAGCTGCCCCGGGTCGGTGGCCGGCCGATCCCCACCGAACTGCTGATCGGTGGCGACCGGGTCGCCGCGGCCGACAGGTTCCCGGTGATCGATCCGGCGACCGGCGCGGTGCTCGCCGAGGTCGCGAGCGGCTCCCCGGCCGACATGATCATGGCGGTCGACGCGGCGGCGGCCAGCGGGCCGGACTGGGCGGCCACCACCCCGCGGCACCGCTCGGAGGCGCTGCGCCGGGCGTACGAGTTGATGGTCGAGGCCGCCGACGACGTGGCCCGGTTGATCGTGCTGGAGAACGGCAAGACCATCGCCGACGCCCGTGCCGAGGTCGCCTACGCCGCCGAGTTCTTCCGCTGGTATGCCGAAGAGGCCGTCCGGCTCGACGGCAGCCTGGGGCGGGCGCCGTCGAGCGGCAACCGGATTCTGGTCACGCACCAGCCGATCGGGGTGTCGTTGCTCGTCACACCCTGGAACTTCCCGGCCGCGATGGCCACCCGCAAGATCGGTCCGGCGCTCGCGGCGGGCTGCTCGGTGGTGCTCAAGCCGGCCAGTGACACGCCGCTGACGGCGCTGGCCATCGGTGAGCTGCTCCGGGCGGCCGGCGTCCCGGACGGGGTGGTCAACGTCGTGCCCAGCCGGCGGGCCGGCGCGGTGTCGTCGGCGGCGTTGCGCGACCCACGGGTGCGCAAGCTCTCCTTCACCGGCTCGACCGAGGTGGGAAGGTTGCTGCTGCGGGAGGCGGCCGAGCAGATCGTGAGCTGCTCGATGGAGCTGGGCGGGAACGCCCCGTTCCTGGTCTTCGACGATGCCGACCTGGACGCGGCGGTCGATGGCGCCATGCTGGCGAAGATGCGCAACGGTGGGCAGGCATGTACGGCCGCGAACCGGTTCTACGTGCAGCGGGCGGTGGCGGACGAGTTCGTGTCCCGGTTGAGCACCGCGATGGGTCGGCTACGGATGGGCTCGGGGCTCGATCCCGAGGTCGCCCTCGGCCCGTTGATCAACTCGTCGGCCAGGGAGAAGGTCGGCGAGCTGGTCGAGGCGACGGTCGACGCGGGGGCCCGGCTGCGGGCCGGCGGACGGGCACCGGGCGGCGACGGTTTCTTCTATCCGGCGACTGTCCTGGCCGACGTGCCGGGTGGCGCGCCGGTGCTGGCCGAGGAGATATTCGGCCCGGTGGCGCCGGTGGTGGCGGTCGAGACGGAGGAGGAGGCGATCGCGCTCGCCAACGCCACCGAGTACGGCCTGGTGGCCTACCTCTACACGGGGAACCTGTCGCGCGGGCTGCGGCTGGCGGAGGCGCTGGAGACCGGGATGGTCGGCCTCAACCAGGGGCTGGTCTCCGAGCCGGCGGCGCCCTTCGGCGGGGTGAAGCAGAGCGGGCTCGGGCGCGAGGGCGGCCATGCCGGCATCGAGGAGTTCATGGAGCCGAAGTACGTGGCGGTTGCCTGGTAG
- a CDS encoding amidohydrolase has protein sequence MSGPRAETGHTADLILVNGEITTTAEATPGAGGAPAAVPDRVSGLAVRAGRVLAVGSDVDVRRYAGAATRVVDLGGRCVIPGLVDNHIHFVRAGLTWNAELRWERCPSLAAGLDTIAEAARSGPRDEWVLVIGGWNERQFPEGRGPTRAELDRVAPEHPVLVQMMYDWAQVNTAGMRAAGITVEEAHRAGAHLFEWDGDGRLTGRVLGMPGCKWLYARLPEQTPEQQVASTARLSRDLNRFAVTALIDGGGVNTGPDVYDAVYEADRRGELTVRTFLTVHASARGREREEIAGYLRYGRRRHGSETLRLLGFGEVVLYGLHDRVHTRVDVTDADRAELTELFTALATGGWPVQMHAHRPEVIETIIAACETVNARVPLAPLRWGIVHGEMIDAGQVGRIRAVGLGVLTQSLLRFLGDQMISAFGADRVRSAPPLRALLDAGVPVSAGTDAMRGASYDPFTSLHFYLTGQTIGGDRIVAPENLLNRTEALRLYTRGSAWNCFAEHEIGALLPGFRADLAVLSDDYLTVDVDRIPTLESELTLLGGRPVHLSGDFAAGPLAADPTSEESR, from the coding sequence ATGAGCGGTCCCCGCGCCGAGACCGGTCACACCGCCGACCTGATCCTGGTCAACGGCGAGATCACCACGACGGCCGAGGCGACGCCGGGGGCCGGTGGCGCACCGGCGGCCGTACCCGATCGGGTGTCCGGGCTCGCGGTGCGCGCGGGACGGGTCCTCGCGGTCGGCTCCGACGTTGACGTCCGGCGGTACGCCGGCGCCGCCACCCGGGTCGTCGACCTGGGTGGGCGGTGCGTGATCCCCGGCCTGGTGGACAATCACATCCACTTCGTCCGGGCCGGCCTGACCTGGAACGCCGAGCTGCGTTGGGAACGTTGCCCCAGCCTGGCCGCCGGGCTCGACACGATCGCCGAGGCGGCGAGGTCGGGCCCCCGTGACGAGTGGGTCCTAGTCATCGGTGGCTGGAACGAACGCCAGTTCCCGGAGGGCCGCGGCCCGACCCGGGCCGAACTTGACCGGGTGGCGCCGGAGCATCCGGTCCTGGTCCAGATGATGTACGACTGGGCGCAGGTCAACACGGCCGGGATGCGGGCGGCGGGGATCACCGTCGAGGAGGCGCACCGGGCCGGGGCGCACCTCTTCGAGTGGGACGGCGACGGCCGGCTGACCGGCCGGGTGCTCGGCATGCCGGGCTGCAAGTGGCTCTACGCCCGGCTGCCGGAACAGACCCCCGAGCAGCAGGTCGCCTCGACCGCCCGGCTCTCCCGGGACCTGAACCGGTTCGCGGTGACCGCCCTGATCGACGGCGGCGGGGTGAACACCGGTCCCGATGTCTACGACGCCGTGTACGAGGCGGACCGCCGGGGCGAACTGACCGTACGCACCTTCCTGACCGTGCACGCCTCGGCGCGCGGCCGGGAGCGGGAGGAGATCGCCGGCTACCTGCGGTACGGGCGGCGCCGGCACGGCAGCGAAACGTTGCGCCTGCTGGGATTCGGTGAGGTTGTCCTCTATGGACTGCATGACCGGGTGCACACCCGGGTGGACGTCACCGACGCGGACCGGGCGGAACTCACCGAGCTCTTCACCGCCCTGGCGACCGGGGGCTGGCCGGTCCAGATGCACGCCCACCGCCCCGAGGTGATCGAGACGATCATCGCCGCCTGCGAGACGGTGAACGCGCGGGTGCCGCTGGCGCCGCTGCGCTGGGGCATCGTGCACGGCGAGATGATCGACGCCGGCCAGGTGGGCCGGATCCGGGCGGTTGGTCTCGGCGTACTCACCCAGAGCCTGCTGCGGTTCCTCGGCGACCAGATGATCAGCGCCTTCGGGGCGGACCGGGTCCGGTCGGCACCACCGCTGCGGGCACTGCTCGACGCCGGGGTGCCGGTCAGCGCCGGCACCGACGCGATGCGCGGCGCCTCCTACGACCCCTTCACCTCGCTGCACTTCTATCTCACCGGTCAGACGATCGGGGGCGACCGGATCGTCGCCCCCGAGAACCTGCTGAACCGGACCGAGGCGCTGCGCCTCTACACCCGGGGCAGCGCCTGGAACTGCTTCGCCGAGCACGAGATCGGCGCCCTGTTGCCGGGCTTCCGGGCCGATCTGGCGGTCCTCTCCGACGACTACCTCACCGTCGACGTGGACCGGATTCCGACGTTGGAGTCCGAACTGACCCTGCTCGGCGGCCGCCCGGTCCACCTGTCCGGCGACTTCGCGGCCGGCCCGCTGGCCGCCGATCCGACTTCGGAGGAGAGCCGATGA
- a CDS encoding branched-chain amino acid ABC transporter permease, with protein MTGNATRAGSSVTGSTPWAGSPLRLLAPPLLVVAAVAPPFLTGPYAISTLTQVLAFSLMVMSMVLLMGVAGMPTIGQAGFFGVGGYATGLLASRLTTNSPLLLLISAVAGMAVAALTGWLLVRVRGTYLLMLTLAIGELLALAAIARVTLTGGSDGLANIPTLTLVPGVELRHVAVVYWYIVGAVLILAALIALLIRSPFGAALRGIRDNEPRMRALGYSTARYKYAAFCVSGGFAGMAGSLWVTQTLFIAPADMSFHASALALLALIVGGAQSLWGAVAGSALIIVVQNMLPISLQGLGPVVLGAVLILVVYLLPDGISGLATWRSDLAALINRRRGGGPAARRGGTERT; from the coding sequence GTGACCGGCAACGCCACCCGGGCCGGCTCGTCGGTGACCGGAAGCACTCCGTGGGCAGGCTCCCCGCTGCGACTGCTCGCCCCACCGCTGCTCGTCGTGGCCGCCGTCGCACCGCCCTTCCTGACCGGGCCGTACGCCATCTCGACCCTGACCCAGGTTCTGGCCTTCTCGCTGATGGTCATGAGCATGGTGCTGCTGATGGGGGTGGCCGGCATGCCGACCATCGGACAGGCCGGCTTCTTCGGGGTCGGCGGCTACGCCACCGGCCTGCTTGCCAGCCGACTCACCACCAACTCGCCGCTACTGCTGCTGATCTCGGCCGTGGCCGGGATGGCCGTCGCCGCGCTCACCGGTTGGCTCCTGGTCCGGGTCCGGGGCACCTACCTGCTGATGCTGACCCTCGCCATCGGTGAACTGCTGGCTCTGGCGGCGATCGCCCGGGTCACGCTCACCGGCGGCTCGGACGGCCTGGCCAACATCCCCACCCTGACCCTCGTACCCGGGGTGGAGCTGCGCCACGTAGCCGTCGTCTACTGGTACATCGTCGGCGCGGTGCTGATCCTGGCCGCGCTGATCGCCCTGCTGATCAGGTCGCCGTTCGGCGCCGCCCTGCGGGGCATCCGGGACAACGAGCCCCGGATGCGCGCGCTCGGCTACAGCACCGCCCGCTACAAGTACGCGGCGTTCTGTGTCAGCGGCGGCTTCGCCGGCATGGCGGGTTCCCTCTGGGTCACCCAGACGCTCTTCATCGCGCCAGCGGACATGAGCTTCCACGCCTCGGCGCTGGCGCTGCTCGCCCTGATCGTCGGCGGCGCGCAGAGCCTCTGGGGCGCGGTCGCCGGCTCGGCCCTGATCATCGTCGTGCAGAACATGCTGCCGATCTCCCTGCAGGGTCTCGGCCCGGTGGTGCTGGGAGCGGTCCTGATCCTCGTCGTCTACCTGCTGCCGGACGGCATCTCGGGCCTGGCCACCTGGCGGTCCGACCTCGCCGCGCTGATCAATCGGCGCCGTGGTGGCGGACCGGCGGCGCGACGCGGTGGAACGGAGCGGACATGA
- a CDS encoding ABC transporter substrate-binding protein — translation MGYRRSVIAVAGALTIALAGCGGSAVTGNDNSDTGADGGPVKIGFLVPKSGVYASIGTDLERAMQVYLEEHENQLGGREVEMVVIDEGSTPQTGTAAARRLVQQEQVAAVTGIVNSATAVGVATVFSDAKVPVISTAQVTENPYWWRVGWTNPMMNTSIVDYLVREEKDKSVYLIGADYKQGHDIIEAVKGGLEAGGVEIAGEAFTPFGTTQDFQPYLSEIRNSGADSVYAFYAGAEAASFVTQYSQFGLSGEATLYGNQALTEGTLSAQGTAASGVLTNSIYTPQIDSPVNKAFVDAYVAKFDAQPSVYSEAQYASAAVLDKAIAAIGDGAVTGEAINGALPDIGDIETPRGTWRFDAAQAPTQTIYLRRATETGGVMTNEVIAELGVYTSEGQSS, via the coding sequence ATGGGATACAGAAGATCGGTGATCGCGGTGGCGGGTGCGCTCACCATCGCCCTGGCGGGCTGCGGCGGCAGCGCGGTCACCGGGAACGACAACTCCGACACGGGCGCCGACGGTGGCCCCGTGAAGATCGGCTTCCTGGTGCCGAAGTCCGGCGTGTACGCCTCCATCGGGACCGATCTTGAGCGGGCCATGCAGGTCTACCTGGAGGAGCACGAGAACCAGCTCGGTGGCCGCGAGGTCGAGATGGTCGTCATCGACGAGGGCAGCACACCGCAGACCGGCACCGCCGCCGCCCGCCGCCTCGTCCAGCAGGAGCAGGTGGCGGCCGTCACCGGCATCGTCAACAGCGCCACCGCGGTCGGCGTCGCCACCGTCTTCTCCGACGCCAAGGTCCCGGTCATCTCCACCGCCCAGGTCACCGAGAACCCGTACTGGTGGCGGGTCGGCTGGACCAACCCGATGATGAACACCTCGATCGTCGACTACCTGGTCCGTGAGGAGAAGGACAAGAGCGTCTACCTGATCGGGGCCGACTACAAGCAGGGCCACGACATCATCGAGGCGGTCAAGGGCGGGCTCGAAGCCGGCGGGGTCGAGATCGCCGGCGAGGCGTTCACCCCCTTCGGCACGACCCAGGACTTCCAGCCGTACCTCTCCGAGATCCGCAACTCCGGCGCGGACTCGGTCTACGCCTTCTACGCCGGCGCCGAGGCCGCCTCGTTCGTCACCCAGTACTCGCAGTTCGGACTCAGCGGAGAGGCCACGCTCTACGGCAACCAGGCACTGACCGAGGGGACGCTCTCCGCCCAGGGCACGGCAGCTAGTGGAGTACTGACCAACTCGATCTACACCCCGCAGATCGACTCGCCGGTCAACAAGGCGTTCGTGGACGCCTACGTCGCCAAGTTCGACGCCCAACCGTCGGTCTACTCCGAGGCCCAGTACGCCTCTGCGGCGGTGCTCGACAAGGCAATCGCCGCGATCGGCGACGGCGCCGTCACCGGTGAGGCGATCAACGGCGCCCTGCCCGACATCGGCGACATCGAGACGCCGCGTGGCACCTGGCGCTTCGATGCCGCTCAGGCGCCAACCCAGACCATCTACCTGCGCCGGGCCACCGAGACCGGTGGGGTGATGACCAACGAGGTGATCGCCGAACTCGGCGTCTACACAAGCGAGGGACAGTCCTCCTGA